A window of the Methanomassiliicoccales archaeon genome harbors these coding sequences:
- the cas3 gene encoding CRISPR-associated helicase Cas3', with translation MSCYSELKSHPGKLLKDHLREVGNSCKQIVKSLRTKNNEPLSDFAYLMGISHDFGKGTTFFQDHLDKGIKTEKSYHSKLSSVFGYYICKKYSETNEVSLGYDIPIVVWLAIMKHHTDISDLVGNDGELEKLCESDVEKKQIEDIRSNTSEIVKDIYSELLDFEISLEEFFKNYDSLCNEIRDRWESIIIIEKKGWEYYFLTMFLYSVLLDADKLDASDISYSQLEEERKKWREITNEIVDNYKEMKFETGHPSAINEIRSKAYTEVISELDNVDLTGKKIFTIELPTGCGKTITAISAALKIRERIKKVYGFSPRIIYSLPFLSIIDQNANVLAEILANHVKDKSQEIATDDEDARSQEREKTSSKSVPTSLLMKHHHLSEIRYVGDREKFDVEQSLLLIEGWHSEVIVTTFVQLFHSLITNRNRSARKFHNMANSIIILDEVQAIPHRYWLLVKCALNYLAKRFNSWIILMTATMPLIFNPDEICPLVRNKTEYYKQFNRARYFFCKEKKDIEELAEIVLDDIINSDKNIGVILNTIDCCKELYNILKKRLTEKYGNPKICQKCGVAEFCGILLFNLSTHILPKHRKMRIELIRDEKEKRRKIVITTQLIEAGVDIDLDVIYRDFAPLDALIQSGGRCNRNNREKMGLVKIVQLIDKNGRQYSSFVYDPTLLSITREIIESEFEESRFLSLIEKYFEKISRRGSDDPSEKILSSVRYLEFSTIGTFELLEGNFRESIKIDSFVKIDDEARRIWDEYESIQKIKNGFERRSRFLQIRNRFYDYVISIDRACVQDRMVDENLAHITSAEYDLEIGFKPKKNYSFII, from the coding sequence ATGTCGTGTTATTCTGAATTGAAATCACACCCTGGAAAACTGTTAAAAGATCACCTGAGAGAAGTCGGCAATTCTTGTAAACAGATAGTAAAGTCTCTTCGCACTAAAAATAATGAGCCGCTTTCAGACTTTGCATATCTGATGGGCATCTCTCACGATTTCGGGAAGGGCACAACCTTTTTTCAGGATCATCTAGATAAAGGAATAAAAACAGAAAAATCATACCATTCGAAATTATCGTCCGTCTTCGGTTATTATATTTGCAAGAAGTATTCTGAGACTAACGAAGTATCTTTAGGATATGACATTCCGATCGTGGTGTGGCTCGCGATTATGAAACATCACACTGATATCTCAGATCTCGTTGGAAATGATGGCGAACTGGAGAAGTTGTGCGAGAGTGACGTTGAAAAGAAGCAGATTGAGGATATTCGGAGCAACACCTCAGAAATTGTCAAAGATATATACTCGGAACTCTTGGATTTTGAAATATCGTTAGAGGAATTCTTCAAGAATTACGATTCTCTTTGCAACGAAATAAGAGATAGATGGGAGTCTATCATCATTATTGAAAAAAAAGGTTGGGAGTATTATTTTCTAACAATGTTTCTTTACTCAGTGCTTTTGGATGCTGATAAACTTGACGCCTCAGATATATCATATAGTCAATTGGAAGAAGAAAGAAAGAAATGGAGAGAAATTACCAACGAAATTGTGGATAACTATAAAGAAATGAAATTCGAAACAGGTCACCCAAGCGCGATAAACGAAATAAGATCGAAGGCATACACCGAGGTTATTTCAGAACTGGATAATGTAGATCTTACTGGAAAAAAGATCTTCACGATTGAGTTACCAACGGGTTGTGGAAAAACCATCACGGCTATCTCAGCAGCATTGAAAATTCGAGAGCGGATCAAAAAAGTATACGGCTTTTCTCCAAGGATAATATATAGTCTCCCTTTTTTGAGCATAATTGATCAAAATGCAAATGTTCTAGCAGAGATTCTCGCGAACCATGTAAAGGATAAATCTCAAGAAATTGCAACAGATGATGAAGATGCTCGTTCACAAGAAAGAGAAAAGACGAGTTCCAAATCCGTCCCAACAAGCCTACTAATGAAACACCATCATTTATCAGAGATCAGATATGTGGGTGATAGGGAGAAATTCGATGTTGAACAATCCCTACTCCTTATAGAAGGGTGGCATTCAGAGGTCATTGTCACAACATTCGTTCAGCTCTTTCATTCGCTCATAACCAACAGGAATAGATCCGCGAGAAAATTTCACAACATGGCTAATTCCATCATTATATTGGACGAAGTTCAGGCGATACCTCATCGCTATTGGCTCCTTGTCAAATGTGCCCTCAATTATCTTGCGAAAAGGTTCAACAGCTGGATCATTTTGATGACCGCAACAATGCCACTTATATTTAATCCTGATGAAATCTGCCCTCTTGTCAGGAACAAGACCGAGTATTACAAGCAATTCAATCGAGCTAGATACTTTTTCTGTAAAGAAAAAAAGGATATTGAGGAACTCGCCGAGATAGTACTTGACGACATCATCAATTCCGACAAAAATATTGGTGTCATTCTTAATACCATAGACTGCTGCAAGGAATTGTATAATATCCTAAAAAAGCGTTTGACTGAAAAATATGGAAACCCCAAGATTTGCCAAAAGTGCGGCGTAGCAGAGTTCTGCGGTATCTTGCTATTCAACCTATCAACTCATATTTTGCCAAAACACCGCAAGATGCGAATTGAGTTGATTAGGGACGAAAAAGAGAAGAGAAGAAAGATTGTTATTACTACTCAACTGATCGAGGCCGGCGTTGATATCGATCTTGATGTTATATACAGAGATTTTGCACCTCTTGACGCCCTCATACAAAGTGGCGGCAGATGCAATCGAAATAATCGAGAAAAAATGGGATTGGTTAAGATTGTCCAATTAATTGATAAGAATGGTAGGCAATATTCTAGCTTTGTTTATGATCCAACTTTATTGAGCATTACGCGAGAAATAATCGAAAGTGAATTTGAAGAGAGTAGATTCCTAAGTTTGATCGAGAAATACTTTGAGAAAATCTCCAGAAGAGGTTCTGATGATCCCTCAGAGAAAATACTGAGTTCCGTGAGATACCTCGAGTTCTCCACAATCGGCACTTTTGAACTCCTTGAGGGCAATTTCAGAGAAAGTATCAAGATTGATAGCTTCGTCAAAATCGACGATGAGGCGAGAAGAATCTGGGACGAATATGAATCCATCCAGAAAATAAAGAATGGATTTGAAAGAAGATCTAGATTTCTCCAGATCCGAAATAGATTTTACGATTATGTAATATCTATAGATCGAGCATGTGTCCAAGACAGGATGGTTGATGAAAACCTTGCTCACATAACGTCTGCGGAATATGATTTGGAAATAGGATTCAAGCCAAAGAAAAACTATTCATTCATAATATGA
- the cas4 gene encoding CRISPR-associated protein Cas4: MIVERITPTLVWYYYICRREVWLMAHDISPQEDDNLIELGRTIHEHTYKDERKEIALDGMKLDMIKRSDGAYIVCEIKKSSKFEFSSRMQLAYSLYKLKEMGVDVKGELLIPREKKRIFVELDHELEEEIKRAIVEIKEIVSRELPPPPERNKFCGSCGYRHFCWA, encoded by the coding sequence ATGATCGTGGAACGAATAACACCGACACTGGTTTGGTATTACTATATATGCCGAAGAGAGGTTTGGCTGATGGCACACGATATCTCCCCCCAGGAAGACGACAACCTCATAGAATTGGGGAGGACTATTCACGAACACACCTACAAAGATGAAAGAAAAGAGATCGCGTTAGATGGAATGAAACTTGACATGATAAAGAGGAGTGATGGTGCATACATTGTTTGTGAAATCAAGAAATCATCGAAATTCGAATTTTCATCAAGAATGCAATTGGCTTATTCATTGTATAAACTGAAAGAAATGGGAGTTGACGTAAAGGGAGAATTACTCATTCCAAGAGAAAAGAAAAGAATTTTCGTCGAGCTAGACCATGAGTTAGAGGAGGAAATCAAACGGGCAATCGTGGAGATAAAAGAAATTGTTTCTAGGGAACTTCCGCCGCCACCTGAGCGAAATAAATTTTGTGGAAGTTGCGGATATAGACATTTTTGCTGGGCGTGA
- the cas2 gene encoding CRISPR-associated endonuclease Cas2, with protein sequence MQDGRKMYVIMVYDIKVERVNKILRIARKYLTWIQNSVLEGEITDAKFERLKYELREAIDEAEDSVVFYLLRTTRYSSREIMGVQKGGEIRIL encoded by the coding sequence TTGCAAGATGGTAGGAAAATGTATGTAATTATGGTCTATGACATCAAGGTTGAACGTGTTAATAAGATCTTGAGAATTGCTCGGAAATATCTCACTTGGATTCAAAATTCGGTATTGGAGGGTGAAATCACGGATGCAAAATTCGAAAGATTAAAGTATGAATTGAGAGAGGCGATCGATGAGGCTGAAGATTCAGTTGTCTTTTATCTATTGAGAACGACTCGGTATTCTTCTAGGGAAATTATGGGTGTGCAGAAAGGTGGAGAAATTAGAATTCTTTAA
- the cas5b gene encoding type I-B CRISPR-associated protein Cas5b yields the protein MLPTRVIAFDIWGDYACFRRGYTTTSPITYPVPPRTVLAGILSAILGKERDSYYDLFNNSEVLFGLQLLSPIRKIRIMQNLIDTKQGLNLQEARGQRTQIPFEYVKRPHYRIFCWISNMEDYDKLRELVSRHKSVYTPYLGISECLANFGFFGEFLEVREKKAESDCVDISTVILGENFQIKIEPGKRYGKVRIPHTMNSKRVVTKFADIIYEENGNTIKITNGNYYELINNNARINVVLF from the coding sequence ATGTTGCCAACAAGAGTCATTGCGTTCGATATATGGGGAGACTATGCTTGCTTCAGAAGGGGATATACGACTACTTCTCCCATCACATATCCAGTACCGCCACGAACTGTTTTGGCAGGGATACTTTCGGCCATATTGGGAAAAGAAAGGGACTCTTACTATGATCTGTTCAATAATTCGGAAGTTCTTTTCGGACTCCAGCTTCTGTCACCGATAAGGAAAATCAGGATAATGCAAAACCTCATTGATACGAAGCAGGGTCTTAATCTCCAAGAAGCAAGGGGGCAAAGGACACAGATCCCATTTGAGTACGTGAAAAGGCCACACTATAGAATCTTTTGCTGGATATCAAACATGGAGGATTATGATAAACTAAGAGAGCTGGTTTCGAGGCACAAATCCGTGTACACTCCATACCTCGGAATATCAGAGTGTTTAGCTAACTTCGGTTTTTTCGGCGAGTTTTTGGAAGTGCGCGAAAAAAAGGCGGAGTCAGATTGTGTCGACATTTCGACAGTAATCTTAGGAGAGAATTTCCAAATAAAGATAGAGCCTGGAAAAAGATATGGGAAAGTGAGGATCCCGCACACGATGAACTCCAAGAGAGTCGTAACTAAATTTGCTGACATAATTTATGAGGAGAACGGAAATACGATCAAAATTACGAACGGTAATTATTACGAACTAATCAATAATAATGCGAGGATAAATGTCGTGTTATTCTGA
- the cas1b gene encoding type I-B CRISPR-associated endonuclease Cas1b: protein MKKTFYIFSNGELHRKENTLCFEGDKGRQYIPVESVSEFLIFGEVTMNKKLLEFLSQQEILLHFFNYYGYYIGTFYPREHYNSGLIILKQAEHYLDDTKRIELARKFVEGAVANMLRVLKYYAARGIDLAPYIEELESISGKLKENSTIEQLMALEGLAREAYYETFNLIIEDPEFRLDKREKRPPTTRLNSLISFGNSLLYVALLSEIYKTHLDPRIGFLHSTNSRRFTLNLDVAEIFKPIIVDRTLFSLLNKRMLDSSHFVKELNGVYLNEKGRAIFVNEFENKLASTIKHDKLKRNVSYRYLMRMELFKLEKHLIGEENYEPFLARW, encoded by the coding sequence ATGAAGAAAACGTTTTATATATTCTCGAATGGTGAGCTCCACCGAAAAGAGAATACCCTTTGTTTTGAAGGAGATAAGGGCAGGCAGTATATACCAGTTGAAAGTGTTTCTGAATTTTTGATCTTTGGCGAAGTGACGATGAACAAGAAACTACTTGAATTTCTTTCACAGCAAGAAATATTACTCCATTTTTTTAACTATTATGGATATTATATTGGAACCTTTTATCCAAGAGAACATTATAATTCAGGTCTTATTATTCTTAAGCAAGCCGAACATTATTTAGACGATACGAAAAGGATAGAACTTGCAAGAAAGTTTGTTGAAGGGGCAGTTGCAAACATGTTGCGAGTGCTGAAGTATTATGCAGCGAGAGGAATTGACCTTGCACCTTACATTGAGGAGCTAGAATCTATTAGTGGAAAACTAAAAGAAAATTCCACAATCGAACAGTTGATGGCTCTAGAAGGTCTGGCGAGAGAGGCTTACTATGAGACCTTTAACCTGATAATCGAAGATCCTGAATTTCGTTTGGATAAAAGAGAAAAGAGACCTCCGACGACAAGATTAAATTCATTAATAAGTTTTGGGAACAGTCTCTTATATGTGGCACTTCTAAGTGAAATCTACAAAACACACCTGGATCCGCGAATTGGTTTCCTTCATTCAACGAATTCAAGAAGATTTACACTTAACCTAGACGTCGCTGAGATCTTTAAGCCGATTATTGTTGATAGAACTCTTTTCAGTCTCCTAAACAAAAGAATGCTGGATTCTAGTCATTTCGTGAAAGAACTGAATGGTGTATATCTTAATGAAAAAGGCAGGGCAATTTTCGTTAATGAGTTCGAAAATAAATTGGCATCAACCATTAAGCACGATAAACTAAAAAGAAATGTATCATATCGTTACCTTATGAGAATGGAACTCTTCAAACTGGAAAAACATCTTATCGGTGAGGAAAATTACGAGCCGTTTCTTGCAAGATGGTAG